From Candidatus Omnitrophota bacterium, one genomic window encodes:
- the kdsB gene encoding 3-deoxy-manno-octulosonate cytidylyltransferase: MKRTGIGQKVLVVIPARYASTRFEGKPLAMIAGKPMIYHVYNRAVKSKIVDEVVVATDDERILLCVEGFGGKAVMTSSRHQTGTDRIAEVAEKRGADIIVNVQGDEPLLDPEMISQAAGPLMDDRAVNVVTLAGRITDPADLVDLMNVKVVMDVNANIMFMSRAPIPYPKARKNYCVYKQIGLYAFRRDYLLRFAAMKQTPLEIIEGIELLRVLENGHKLKGVVTKHRTYSVDTPSDLVEVNRIFAKMKNDRGTHE, translated from the coding sequence ATGAAGAGAACCGGTATTGGACAGAAGGTTTTAGTGGTCATACCTGCGCGCTATGCCTCGACCAGATTCGAAGGAAAACCTTTGGCGATGATAGCGGGTAAACCGATGATCTACCATGTATATAATCGCGCCGTCAAGTCGAAGATAGTTGATGAGGTAGTTGTCGCCACTGACGATGAACGTATACTATTGTGCGTTGAAGGTTTCGGCGGCAAAGCGGTCATGACGTCTTCTCGGCACCAGACAGGCACAGACCGGATCGCCGAAGTCGCAGAGAAACGCGGGGCGGACATCATAGTCAACGTTCAGGGTGATGAACCCTTGCTCGACCCGGAGATGATATCGCAGGCGGCCGGGCCTCTTATGGATGACCGCGCGGTGAATGTTGTCACATTAGCCGGCAGGATAACAGATCCTGCAGATCTTGTAGACCTGATGAACGTTAAGGTCGTGATGGATGTCAACGCGAACATAATGTTCATGAGCAGGGCTCCTATACCGTATCCTAAAGCAAGGAAGAATTACTGCGTATACAAACAGATCGGGCTTTACGCATTCAGGCGGGATTATCTTCTGCGTTTTGCGGCCATGAAGCAGACGCCTCTCGAGATAATCGAAGGGATAGAACTCTTGAGGGTGTTGGAGAACGGGCATAAGCTTAAAGGGGTTGTGACGAAACATCGCACCTACAGTGTCGATACGCCGTCGGATCTGGTTGAAGTCAACAGGATATTCGCAAAGATGAAGAATGATAGGGGGACGCATGAATAG